A single Cucumis melo cultivar AY chromosome 4, USDA_Cmelo_AY_1.0, whole genome shotgun sequence DNA region contains:
- the LOC103503839 gene encoding vesicle-associated membrane protein 711, with translation MAIIYALVARGSVILAEFSATPTNASSISRQILDKIPGNDDSHVSYSQDRYIFHVKRTDGLTVLCMADDTAGRRIPFAFLEDIHQRFVRTYGRAVHSANAYGMNDEFSRVLSQQMEYYSNDPNADRINRLKGEMSQVRNVMIENIDKVLERGDRLELLVDKTTNMQGNTMRFRKQARRFRNTVWWKNVKLVVMLIILLLVIAYLVLAFVCHGVTLPTCL, from the exons ATGGCGATAATTTATGCGCTGGTGGCAAGGGGATCGGTGATTTTGGCTGAATTTTCCGCAACTCCCACGAATGCTAGCTCGATTTCTCGCCAAATACTCGATAAGATTCCCGGAAACGATGATTCTCATGTTTCCTACTCTCAGGATCGATATATCTTTCACGTCAAGCGTACCGATGGCCTTACGGTGCTTTGTATGGCCGATGACACTGCCGGAA GGAGGATTCCTTTTGCATTCCTTGAAGATATTCATCAGAGATTTGTAAGGACATATGGCCGTGCAGTTCATTCAGCCAATGCTTACGGCATGAACGATGAATTCTCAAGAGTTCTGAGTCAGCAAATGGAATACTACTCCAATGACCCAAATGCAGATCGGATCAACCGGCTGAAAGGTGAAATGAGCCAG GTGCGAAATGTCATGATAGAGAATATTGACAAAGTTTTAGAGAGAGGTGATCGATTGGAGCTGCTTGTGGATAAAACTACTAATATGCAAGGAAACACCATGCGATTTAGAAAGCAGGCTCGACGTTTCAGAAACACTGTTTGGTGGAAAAATGTTAAGCTTGT GGTAATGCTGATAATCCTCCTCCTAGTGATTGCTTACCTGGTTTTGGCTTTTGTTTGTCATGGAGTGACATTACCTACCTGCCTATAA